In Candidatus Nanopelagicales bacterium, a single genomic region encodes these proteins:
- a CDS encoding phage holin family protein, with amino-acid sequence MPDNQPSIGQLISKTVTDAKRLASAQLALAKAEMQASKKAITAATALGITALILLPLAILFLLFTLAYGLQQMGLQTWAAFGIVSLIILIAIGITSALAVSQAKKVKGPELAVRELNKTAEAFGQSDPS; translated from the coding sequence ATGCCTGACAATCAACCAAGCATCGGTCAACTGATCTCAAAGACAGTCACGGATGCCAAGCGCCTTGCTTCTGCTCAATTGGCGCTCGCAAAAGCAGAAATGCAGGCGTCGAAAAAAGCCATCACCGCTGCTACCGCTTTAGGCATCACCGCGCTGATCCTGCTGCCTCTTGCAATCCTGTTTCTGCTTTTCACGCTTGCATACGGTCTTCAGCAAATGGGGCTACAAACCTGGGCCGCTTTCGGCATTGTTTCATTGATTATTTTGATCGCCATCGGCATCACTTCAGCTCTTGCAGTTTCACAAGCCAAAAAGGTCAAGGGGCCAGAACTCGCAGTGCGCGAGCTCAATAAGACAGCCGAAGCATTCGGCCAGTCAGACCCTTCGTAG
- the nth gene encoding endonuclease III, which yields MADMTAQKRRFRSIFKALELQYPDVKCELDFQNPLQLLVATILSAQSTDVRVNKVTPALFARYGSAEDFAGAKTAVIEEIIHPVGFYRAKAATLQNMGQQLCDRFGGEVPQTLEELVTLPGVGRKTANVVLGEAFGFPGITVDTHMLRLCKRLGWTTETDPVKVERDLMALWPKKDWTKASQLVIWHGRRRCHARKPACGACTIAKWCPSFGEGPTDSEAAELLVKTMGRA from the coding sequence ATGGCGGACATGACAGCGCAAAAGCGACGATTCCGCTCCATCTTTAAGGCATTGGAACTCCAATACCCGGATGTGAAGTGCGAACTGGACTTCCAAAACCCGCTGCAGCTGCTCGTCGCGACGATCTTGAGCGCTCAAAGCACTGACGTTCGGGTGAACAAGGTGACCCCTGCATTGTTCGCCAGGTATGGGTCAGCAGAGGATTTTGCTGGAGCCAAGACGGCTGTCATTGAGGAAATCATCCATCCGGTGGGCTTTTATCGGGCCAAAGCTGCCACCTTGCAAAACATGGGCCAACAACTGTGTGACCGGTTTGGTGGCGAAGTGCCACAAACCCTCGAAGAACTCGTGACTTTGCCTGGGGTCGGTCGCAAAACTGCGAACGTGGTGCTGGGCGAGGCCTTTGGTTTTCCGGGAATCACTGTTGATACCCACATGCTGCGGTTATGTAAGCGACTTGGCTGGACGACTGAGACAGATCCGGTGAAAGTTGAACGCGATCTGATGGCACTGTGGCCAAAGAAAGACTGGACAAAGGCATCACAGTTGGTGATTTGGCATGGACGCCGCCGGTGCCATGCACGCAAACCTGCGTGCGGAGCCTGCACGATCGCCAAATGGTGCCCTTCGTTTGGTGAAGGCCCTACGGATTCAGAAGCTGCGGAGTTACTCGTGAAAACCATGGGTCGAGCGTGA
- the acs gene encoding acetate--CoA ligase: protein MSETLANLGTEDRLFPPSAAFAAQANAQPGIFEAAATDPLGFWDEQAQHISWSTPYTEVLDWSDAPFAKWFVGGKLNIAYNCVDRHVEDGYGAQVALRFEGEPGDRRDITYADLQQEVSKAANALIELGIKTGDRVMIYLPMIPEAVIAMLACARIGATHSVVFAGFSATALQSRIEDAQAALVITADGQFRRGTSMPLKPAVDEALEGETPIRNVLVVKRTGDDVAWNADRDLWWHEVVDRQSDVHVPESFDSEHPLFILYTSGTTGKPKGILHTTGGYLVQTSYTHRVIFDLKPDTDVYWCTADIGWITGHSYVTYGPLANRVTQVIYEGTPDSPARDRWWDIIERHKVSILYTAPTAIRTCMKWGDDLPKSKDLSSLRLLGSVGEPINPEAWMWYREVIGNNNCPIVDTWWQTETGGIMIAPVPGITACKPGSAMGPIPGISAKVVDDEGVPVQPGSGGYLVLTQPWPAMLRGIWGDNERYVETYWSRWPDTYFAGDGSKLDSDGAIWVLGRVDDVMNVSGHRLSTTEVESALVSHPKVAEAAVVGAEDERTGQGIVAFVILRGGFEDGPELVTELRNHVAHEIGPIAKPRQIMIVAELPKTRSGKIMRRLLRDVAEHRDLGDATTLADPTVMNLIASGLSQGASED from the coding sequence ATGAGTGAAACCCTTGCCAACCTCGGCACCGAAGATCGCCTATTCCCACCATCAGCCGCATTTGCCGCACAGGCCAACGCGCAACCAGGGATCTTTGAAGCTGCAGCCACCGATCCCCTGGGTTTTTGGGATGAGCAGGCTCAGCACATTTCTTGGAGCACGCCATATACCGAGGTTCTCGACTGGAGCGATGCTCCATTTGCCAAATGGTTTGTCGGCGGCAAACTCAACATTGCCTACAACTGCGTGGACCGTCACGTTGAAGACGGTTATGGCGCACAGGTTGCGCTTCGCTTCGAAGGCGAACCAGGGGACCGTCGTGACATCACGTATGCAGATCTACAGCAAGAAGTGAGCAAGGCTGCGAATGCATTGATTGAACTTGGCATCAAAACAGGCGATCGCGTGATGATCTACCTGCCAATGATTCCTGAGGCAGTCATCGCAATGTTGGCATGCGCACGAATTGGAGCAACTCACTCTGTGGTGTTTGCGGGCTTCTCCGCAACTGCATTACAAAGTCGCATTGAAGATGCGCAAGCAGCACTCGTCATCACTGCAGATGGTCAGTTCCGCCGCGGTACTTCAATGCCGTTAAAGCCCGCGGTTGATGAGGCTCTCGAAGGCGAAACTCCGATTCGCAATGTGTTGGTCGTCAAGCGCACAGGTGATGACGTTGCTTGGAATGCGGATCGTGATTTGTGGTGGCACGAAGTTGTTGACCGTCAATCAGACGTTCACGTTCCAGAAAGTTTCGACAGCGAGCATCCACTCTTTATTCTTTACACCTCGGGAACGACAGGCAAACCAAAGGGAATCCTGCACACCACGGGTGGCTACTTGGTGCAAACCTCTTACACGCACCGCGTGATTTTCGATCTCAAGCCTGACACTGACGTGTATTGGTGCACGGCAGACATTGGCTGGATCACTGGCCACTCTTATGTCACGTACGGTCCACTTGCAAACCGCGTTACCCAAGTGATTTATGAAGGCACACCAGATTCACCTGCACGCGATCGCTGGTGGGACATCATTGAGCGTCACAAGGTTTCCATTCTGTACACCGCTCCAACGGCAATTCGCACCTGCATGAAGTGGGGGGATGATCTCCCTAAGAGCAAAGATCTTTCCTCCCTTCGTCTGCTTGGTTCTGTTGGTGAACCCATTAATCCAGAAGCATGGATGTGGTACCGCGAAGTCATCGGTAATAACAACTGTCCAATCGTTGATACCTGGTGGCAAACAGAAACTGGCGGCATCATGATCGCTCCAGTACCAGGCATCACAGCCTGTAAGCCAGGTTCGGCCATGGGCCCAATCCCGGGCATCAGTGCAAAAGTTGTTGACGACGAAGGCGTTCCGGTACAACCAGGTTCGGGTGGGTACCTAGTGTTGACCCAGCCGTGGCCGGCAATGTTGCGTGGCATTTGGGGCGACAATGAGCGTTACGTCGAAACCTATTGGTCACGCTGGCCAGATACTTATTTCGCAGGTGACGGTTCAAAGCTCGATAGCGATGGCGCGATCTGGGTCCTTGGCCGCGTTGATGACGTGATGAATGTTTCCGGTCACCGCCTCTCCACTACAGAAGTCGAGTCAGCGCTGGTGTCCCATCCAAAGGTTGCTGAAGCAGCAGTAGTTGGCGCCGAAGATGAGCGCACTGGCCAAGGCATTGTTGCGTTCGTGATTTTGCGCGGCGGCTTTGAAGATGGCCCAGAGCTCGTGACTGAACTTCGCAACCACGTTGCTCACGAGATTGGCCCAATTGCTAAGCCTCGCCAGATCATGATCGTGGCTGAGCTACCGAAGACTCGTTCTGGCAAAATCATGCGTCGCTTACTTCGTGACGTTGCTGAGCATCGTGACCTTGGAGATGCAACTACGCTTGCAGATCCAACAGTGATGAACCTGATTGCTTCAGGTCTTTCACAGGGTGCGAGCGAGGACTAA
- a CDS encoding MarP family serine protease, whose amino-acid sequence MSVVDWVLVGAVIVFAWAGWRQGFVAGLLSFAGFLGGGIAAALLLPDVIATYFSEGIVRALVLIGAVLICALIGQSLTSILGRMLRAAITWTPVKYIDNTAGAALNVLALAVIVWIIATAIAMLPVSQTTTMVQQSKVVTTLDAIVPNQVRDVFIHLRDVVGQGSLPRVFSSITEVVGPDVKAPRVELTTEAAIARAAQSVVRVSGSTDLCKTTLTGSGFFIAEGVVLTNAHVVAGVNDPQVELGNERWPATVVYFDPRLDVAALQVDSSFIPSLKLQTIPPISGDDAAAIGYPGGTDLKVIPVRIRALIDARGDDIYGKSGVERQVISFRGSVIPGDSGGPLVSTKGEVLGMVFGSGISNKATGYAIAASELTSAMAAGIAGEASVDTGTCVVRD is encoded by the coding sequence ATGAGTGTTGTTGATTGGGTGCTCGTTGGCGCCGTCATCGTGTTTGCTTGGGCTGGTTGGCGTCAGGGCTTTGTTGCTGGGTTGCTCTCATTTGCCGGCTTCTTGGGTGGCGGCATCGCTGCAGCACTGCTCCTTCCCGATGTCATTGCTACGTACTTTTCCGAAGGCATTGTTCGTGCGCTTGTGTTGATAGGTGCAGTGCTCATTTGCGCGCTCATTGGACAAAGTTTGACGTCAATTCTTGGACGCATGCTTCGTGCAGCGATTACCTGGACTCCAGTGAAATACATAGACAACACTGCAGGCGCCGCACTAAATGTTTTAGCGCTCGCAGTGATTGTTTGGATCATTGCGACAGCAATCGCAATGCTTCCAGTTTCGCAGACCACCACGATGGTGCAGCAATCGAAAGTTGTTACTACCCTTGACGCGATCGTGCCAAATCAAGTGCGCGATGTATTCATTCATTTACGTGACGTGGTTGGGCAAGGCTCATTGCCACGTGTGTTTTCGAGCATCACTGAAGTCGTGGGACCAGATGTCAAGGCGCCAAGAGTCGAGCTCACGACTGAAGCGGCAATTGCTCGTGCCGCACAGTCTGTGGTGCGAGTTTCAGGCTCAACTGACCTGTGCAAAACAACTCTCACCGGCTCAGGATTTTTTATTGCCGAAGGTGTAGTGCTCACCAATGCGCATGTAGTGGCCGGAGTGAATGATCCGCAAGTTGAACTTGGCAATGAGCGTTGGCCTGCAACGGTTGTGTATTTTGACCCAAGGCTTGATGTTGCAGCGTTACAAGTCGATTCGTCATTTATTCCCTCATTGAAACTTCAGACAATCCCGCCGATCTCAGGAGACGATGCGGCGGCTATTGGGTACCCCGGTGGAACTGATCTCAAGGTGATTCCAGTGCGCATCAGAGCGCTCATTGATGCGCGTGGTGACGATATCTACGGAAAGAGTGGCGTTGAACGCCAAGTAATTTCATTCCGAGGCAGTGTTATTCCTGGGGATTCCGGTGGTCCGCTTGTGTCAACCAAGGGCGAAGTACTGGGAATGGTGTTTGGTTCAGGAATCAGTAATAAAGCAACGGGCTATGCAATTGCCGCGAGCGAATTAACTAGCGCAATGGCGGCTGGCATTGCAGGTGAAGCATCGGTTGATACCGGAACGTGCGTGGTTCGAGATTAG
- a CDS encoding type II secretion system F family protein translates to MRVIAAFITALGVMMFVNSSIGVLMGIGAGVIAYRFLGNLESRAEREHTRALVSQIPTVCDLLAATLASGASVTSALHAVSQTVGTPASHTLMRVDRAMQLGTPASHVWTTADAEPAFNRIAAAFRRSNESGAPIADLLTGVARDERREKRRDVEVAARGAGVRAVMPLAVCYLPAFILLGVVPVIASMAIGIFSN, encoded by the coding sequence ATGCGAGTGATCGCCGCCTTCATCACGGCCCTGGGAGTGATGATGTTTGTTAACTCATCAATTGGGGTGCTGATGGGTATTGGCGCTGGCGTGATTGCCTACCGATTCTTAGGCAATCTAGAAAGTCGCGCAGAACGAGAACACACGCGTGCCCTGGTTTCTCAGATACCTACTGTGTGTGACCTACTCGCAGCTACCTTGGCATCGGGTGCAAGCGTCACCAGCGCTTTGCATGCCGTCAGTCAGACAGTTGGCACACCCGCATCACACACGTTGATGCGGGTAGATCGCGCGATGCAATTAGGAACACCCGCGTCACACGTATGGACGACAGCTGATGCGGAACCAGCTTTTAACCGGATCGCTGCTGCCTTTCGACGATCGAATGAAAGCGGCGCGCCTATCGCAGACCTGCTCACTGGAGTTGCCAGGGATGAGCGCCGGGAGAAACGTAGGGATGTTGAAGTAGCAGCTAGGGGTGCAGGGGTTCGAGCTGTGATGCCGCTTGCGGTGTGTTACTTACCGGCGTTCATTTTGCTTGGTGTGGTTCCCGTTATTGCGTCAATGGCCATTGGAATTTTTTCGAACTGA
- a CDS encoding TadA family conjugal transfer-associated ATPase, whose amino-acid sequence MRPIVSRVVGYMKLADRVRSRLVASQSEATQAGVAAALRDEGIVLGDGAILSLVTELQREYLGAGILEPLLQETEVTDVLVNGPEQIWIDRGHGLEQMPLSFTSDQDVRALAQRLASQAGRRLDDAHPFIDVRMGSGIRLHAAIPPIAIDGTVISLRLPRRQPFTLDELVGRGAIDEHASAWLRTLIDTKLSFLISGGTGTGKTTILSALLGLIPANERIVIVEDSAELNPDHPHVVRLQSRIANIEGAGAIAMRDLVRQTLRMRPDRIVVGEVRGAEVVELLSALNTGHEGGCGTVHANSAIDVPARIEALGLTAGLDRSAVHALLAAGLDAVVHLERNSSGRRHVQGIYVGNINDHREFELTPALEFINGAYVEHPAIRALGARAGSL is encoded by the coding sequence GTGCGACCAATTGTTTCGCGGGTGGTGGGCTACATGAAACTTGCCGATCGCGTGCGCTCCCGATTGGTAGCGAGTCAAAGTGAAGCAACTCAAGCTGGCGTAGCAGCAGCGCTTCGAGATGAAGGCATTGTCCTTGGCGATGGCGCAATTCTTTCACTCGTTACCGAGCTACAACGGGAGTATCTAGGAGCAGGCATCTTGGAACCGCTCTTGCAAGAAACGGAAGTAACCGACGTACTTGTGAATGGACCAGAGCAGATTTGGATTGATCGCGGCCATGGCCTCGAGCAAATGCCGTTGTCCTTTACGTCGGATCAGGACGTGCGCGCTTTGGCTCAGCGTTTAGCAAGTCAGGCCGGGCGCAGGCTTGACGACGCGCATCCATTTATCGACGTGCGCATGGGCTCGGGCATCCGCCTACATGCGGCAATCCCACCAATAGCAATTGATGGCACCGTGATCTCATTGCGTTTACCTAGACGCCAACCATTCACTTTGGATGAGCTCGTTGGCCGAGGTGCCATCGATGAACATGCAAGTGCTTGGTTGCGGACGTTGATCGACACAAAGTTGTCGTTCTTGATCAGTGGTGGCACTGGCACGGGAAAAACAACAATCTTGTCGGCATTACTTGGGCTCATTCCCGCTAATGAACGCATCGTGATCGTTGAAGACTCAGCAGAGTTGAACCCAGATCATCCACACGTGGTTCGGTTGCAATCACGCATCGCAAACATTGAAGGTGCTGGGGCGATAGCAATGCGAGATCTCGTAAGACAAACGCTTCGAATGCGCCCTGACCGCATCGTCGTAGGCGAAGTTCGAGGCGCTGAAGTTGTTGAGTTGCTTTCGGCGCTGAACACCGGGCATGAGGGCGGCTGCGGAACGGTGCATGCGAATTCAGCTATCGATGTTCCTGCGCGAATTGAAGCGTTAGGGCTCACAGCTGGTCTTGATCGTTCTGCTGTGCATGCGCTCCTAGCTGCAGGCTTGGATGCAGTAGTCCATCTGGAACGAAACTCGTCAGGGAGACGGCACGTTCAAGGAATTTATGTGGGGAACATAAATGATCATCGTGAATTCGAACTCACACCCGCGCTGGAGTTCATCAATGGTGCCTATGTTGAACACCCTGCAATTCGTGCACTTGGAGCGCGAGCAGGTTCGTTGTGA
- a CDS encoding DUF4244 domain-containing protein, with protein MKKVLQRIQFGDHGMTTAEYAVGTVAVAGLGGVMIKLLTSTEVRNLIWKVMSTALSAFF; from the coding sequence ATGAAAAAGGTTTTGCAACGCATTCAGTTCGGTGATCACGGCATGACAACTGCCGAATATGCAGTCGGCACGGTGGCGGTTGCTGGTCTGGGTGGTGTGATGATCAAGTTGCTCACAAGTACGGAAGTGCGCAACTTGATTTGGAAAGTTATGAGCACCGCACTATCGGCATTTTTCTAA
- a CDS encoding HAD-IB family hydrolase, producing the protein MKLGVWEPVDICSTVTFMSTAAFFDLDKTILAKSSAFAFARPFFKGGLISRREVLRSAYAQLVFVTSGADHELMEQMRTYVSNLVTGWDVESVQAIVAETLDEIIDPMVYQEAVDLIAEHRAAGHEIVIVSSSGSDMVEPIGARLGVDHTIATRAQIENGRYTGQLEFFAYGPNKALAIQELALERGYDLDECYAYSDSQTDLPMMEIVGHPVAVNPDDELREVAVDREWPIMDFAKPVALRNHTKQIAVTGTSVALGAAVIGVTWYVIRRMTRTRAAS; encoded by the coding sequence ATGAAGCTCGGTGTTTGGGAGCCTGTGGATATCTGCAGTACCGTGACCTTTATGTCGACGGCTGCCTTCTTTGACCTCGACAAAACCATTTTGGCCAAGTCGAGTGCCTTCGCCTTTGCGCGCCCGTTTTTCAAAGGCGGACTAATTAGCCGACGCGAAGTACTCCGTAGTGCTTACGCCCAACTCGTATTTGTCACTTCAGGTGCAGATCACGAACTCATGGAGCAGATGCGCACCTACGTTTCCAATTTGGTTACCGGTTGGGATGTTGAGTCGGTGCAAGCAATCGTTGCCGAAACTCTCGACGAAATTATTGATCCGATGGTCTACCAAGAAGCCGTTGATCTCATTGCTGAGCATCGCGCTGCCGGGCACGAGATCGTGATCGTGTCATCTTCAGGTAGCGACATGGTTGAGCCCATTGGTGCTCGCTTGGGCGTTGACCACACGATCGCAACCCGTGCTCAGATTGAGAATGGCCGCTACACGGGCCAACTGGAATTCTTTGCCTACGGTCCAAATAAGGCACTCGCGATTCAAGAGCTCGCGCTCGAGCGTGGTTATGACCTTGATGAATGCTACGCATACAGCGATTCCCAAACTGACTTACCGATGATGGAAATTGTTGGCCACCCTGTTGCAGTGAATCCCGATGATGAGCTGCGTGAAGTTGCTGTTGATCGCGAATGGCCAATCATGGATTTCGCCAAGCCTGTTGCCTTGCGCAATCACACCAAGCAAATTGCAGTCACCGGAACAAGCGTTGCTCTTGGCGCTGCGGTGATTGGCGTTACTTGGTATGTCATCCGTCGCATGACCCGCACTCGAGCAGCCTCGTAA
- a CDS encoding Crp/Fnr family transcriptional regulator: MEDLVMNAPLFAALDVEGAAALRASLVERNVVKGEVLFAEGEPGDRMYVIVEGKVKLGQTSVDGRESLLAVLGPAEMFGELSLFDPGTRTSTATALTDAIVLGLGNDQLRPWLAGRPEVAAALLQALARRLRRTNEAMADLVFSDVPGRVAKALMELGEKFGTITPDGLMVTHDMTQEELAQLVGASRETVNKALADFAQRGWIRLESRQVLILDVERLGKRAR, from the coding sequence GTGGAAGACCTCGTGATGAATGCCCCGCTCTTCGCTGCCCTCGATGTTGAGGGTGCCGCTGCTCTTCGCGCTTCTCTAGTTGAGCGCAATGTGGTCAAGGGCGAGGTGCTGTTCGCTGAAGGCGAGCCGGGCGATCGCATGTATGTGATCGTCGAAGGCAAGGTCAAACTCGGTCAGACTTCTGTTGATGGTCGCGAATCACTGCTCGCAGTGCTTGGCCCAGCCGAAATGTTTGGCGAACTCAGTCTCTTTGACCCAGGCACTCGCACCTCAACGGCAACCGCACTGACCGATGCCATCGTGCTTGGTCTTGGTAACGATCAACTTCGCCCATGGCTTGCTGGTCGCCCAGAAGTTGCCGCCGCACTACTTCAGGCCCTTGCGCGTCGCTTGCGTCGCACGAACGAAGCAATGGCTGACCTTGTGTTCTCAGATGTTCCGGGCCGTGTTGCAAAAGCACTTATGGAACTTGGTGAAAAGTTCGGCACCATCACTCCTGATGGCTTGATGGTCACGCACGACATGACCCAAGAAGAACTTGCACAGCTTGTTGGCGCATCACGCGAAACTGTAAATAAAGCACTTGCTGACTTTGCACAACGTGGATGGATTCGCTTGGAATCACGCCAGGTCTTAATCCTTGACGTCGAGCGTTTGGGCAAGCGGGCTCGTTAA
- the nhaA gene encoding Na+/H+ antiporter NhaA — MLQPTVLLGRLSLPERGYIRERLRDETFGGILLLVAAAIALVWANAPWGSSYQSFVNFEFGPNFWHLHLSVAQWASDGLLAVFFFVIGLELKHELVLGSLSNVRKAAVPVAAAIGGMLVPAVIFVIINISAPQGVPGGWGTPMATDIAFALAVLAVVGKNLPIALRAFLLTLAVVDDLGAILVIAVFYTDKIALSWLALSVLCCVAYAIAQRQRVRTAWLYVPLGLLTWVFMLNSGVHATVAGVALGLLTRVRLDPGETQSPADRVAHRIHPLSAGICVPLFALVAAGVDVRSIGVWTSISSPVAIGVILGLVIGKPIGIFCTSWLVARFTKASLSSSLRWLDIFAVGLLGGIGFTVALLIAELSFTGTDLSSAKLAVLVASVAAAILAAIALRRRGRAYAALAELEEVDQ, encoded by the coding sequence ATGTTGCAACCGACAGTGTTGCTCGGTCGGTTATCGCTGCCAGAGCGTGGTTACATTCGAGAACGGCTGCGTGATGAAACCTTCGGTGGCATTTTGCTGCTGGTTGCTGCAGCGATCGCCTTGGTGTGGGCTAACGCTCCCTGGGGAAGTAGCTATCAAAGTTTTGTGAACTTTGAGTTTGGTCCAAACTTTTGGCATTTACATCTTTCAGTGGCCCAATGGGCATCAGATGGCTTACTTGCGGTGTTCTTCTTTGTGATTGGCCTTGAACTCAAACATGAACTCGTTCTTGGATCGTTGTCGAATGTGCGTAAAGCCGCCGTTCCCGTAGCAGCGGCCATCGGAGGGATGCTTGTTCCTGCGGTGATCTTCGTGATCATCAATATTTCTGCTCCACAAGGTGTTCCTGGTGGCTGGGGAACCCCGATGGCCACCGATATCGCATTTGCATTGGCAGTGCTTGCTGTTGTTGGTAAAAACCTTCCGATCGCACTTCGCGCATTTCTGTTGACTCTCGCAGTTGTGGATGACCTTGGCGCGATTCTCGTTATCGCGGTCTTTTATACCGACAAGATTGCGTTGAGTTGGCTTGCGCTCTCCGTACTGTGCTGCGTTGCGTACGCGATCGCGCAACGTCAACGCGTGCGCACTGCCTGGCTATATGTACCACTTGGTTTGCTGACTTGGGTCTTCATGCTCAACAGCGGCGTGCACGCAACAGTTGCCGGGGTCGCGTTAGGCCTCCTCACCCGCGTGCGGCTCGATCCAGGTGAAACCCAATCCCCGGCTGACCGTGTTGCTCATCGCATTCACCCATTGAGTGCTGGCATCTGCGTTCCACTCTTCGCACTAGTTGCCGCTGGCGTTGATGTGCGCTCCATCGGAGTGTGGACGTCAATCAGCTCACCCGTAGCCATCGGCGTGATCCTTGGTTTAGTCATCGGTAAGCCCATCGGCATTTTTTGCACTTCCTGGCTAGTCGCCCGATTCACAAAGGCATCGCTGAGTTCATCCTTGCGCTGGCTCGATATTTTCGCCGTGGGACTGCTGGGTGGGATTGGCTTTACCGTCGCACTCCTGATTGCTGAACTCAGCTTCACAGGCACTGACCTCAGCTCGGCGAAGTTAGCCGTGCTCGTCGCTTCGGTAGCAGCAGCAATCCTTGCTGCAATCGCACTCCGCCGCCGAGGGCGCGCCTATGCGGCACTGGCCGAACTCGAGGAAGTTGACCAATAG
- a CDS encoding cellulose synthase operon protein YhjQ/BcsQ, whose translation MTRPVLATADPIVIDHVRSLAAAGNTEVEVVNSLLTLGSCWSGDRLLLLGSDFIDAAQALGKRRNMAVVTWQFDTQAAIPAELWQRALIIGAEHVVALPQADDWLAERLTPAAVVPGRSARVLAIGGVCGGAGASTCAVGIAVAAQQAGHGVLLVDADLSGGGLDLLLGAEAQPGVRWPELALTSGRMSAETLIPALPTPHGISLISASRDSQASPTSAAWLSILECAAHTFDVVVIDLGRNELPQDVRTFLNQLNTPVWWMVPTRIRAVAAASAVLERASTSWGNQEIIVRKVDRSMNVNDVGRALGKSVYASIAEDAKVMTAAEQGLLAKGTFAKTCDQLFRGWWAT comes from the coding sequence ATGACCAGACCAGTACTTGCTACGGCAGACCCAATTGTGATTGACCACGTTCGCTCCTTAGCTGCCGCTGGGAACACGGAAGTTGAGGTCGTGAATTCATTGCTCACTCTTGGCTCGTGTTGGTCAGGGGATCGGCTGCTTCTCCTTGGCAGTGATTTCATCGACGCAGCACAAGCGTTAGGTAAGCGGCGCAACATGGCGGTGGTGACCTGGCAATTCGATACGCAGGCGGCAATTCCAGCCGAGCTGTGGCAGCGAGCATTGATTATTGGCGCAGAGCATGTTGTCGCGCTGCCACAGGCTGATGACTGGTTGGCGGAAAGGCTCACACCTGCCGCCGTGGTGCCAGGCAGGTCGGCTCGCGTGTTAGCAATCGGTGGCGTCTGTGGCGGTGCAGGTGCCTCAACTTGTGCGGTTGGCATTGCCGTAGCAGCACAACAGGCCGGACATGGCGTCTTGCTCGTTGACGCGGATCTCTCAGGTGGCGGGCTTGATCTCCTTCTTGGTGCTGAAGCGCAACCGGGAGTCCGATGGCCTGAGTTGGCATTGACCAGTGGGCGCATGAGCGCAGAAACGTTGATCCCAGCACTTCCAACTCCACATGGCATTTCGCTGATTTCTGCTTCGCGAGATTCTCAGGCGAGCCCAACCTCAGCGGCTTGGCTTTCCATTCTTGAATGCGCGGCGCATACCTTTGATGTTGTCGTGATTGACCTAGGCCGAAATGAACTTCCACAAGATGTACGTACCTTCTTGAACCAACTCAACACACCTGTGTGGTGGATGGTTCCCACGCGTATACGAGCTGTGGCCGCTGCCTCGGCAGTACTCGAGCGAGCATCAACTTCTTGGGGCAATCAAGAAATCATTGTGCGCAAAGTCGATCGAAGTATGAATGTCAATGATGTCGGACGAGCACTAGGCAAGTCTGTGTACGCGAGCATCGCTGAAGACGCCAAAGTGATGACGGCTGCGGAGCAAGGGCTACTTGCGAAAGGAACCTTTGCAAAAACGTGCGACCAATTGTTTCGCGGGTGGTGGGCTACATGA
- a CDS encoding flp pilus-assembly TadE/G-like family protein has product MKWILSDDRGSATVLGLALSVVVLAIGFIAIVQVQATLASHGAQSAADLSALAGAQTLGDPCAAADHMAITNHVRLITCEVQGADVAISVEGPSPSLVAALFIRFGLPIGRVVATAVAGPSGD; this is encoded by the coding sequence ATGAAGTGGATTCTCAGTGATGATCGCGGTAGCGCGACTGTTCTTGGTCTTGCCTTGAGTGTTGTTGTACTTGCGATCGGGTTTATCGCCATAGTTCAGGTTCAAGCAACACTTGCCAGTCATGGTGCACAAAGTGCAGCCGATCTCAGTGCACTTGCAGGGGCTCAAACTCTCGGCGATCCATGCGCGGCAGCTGATCACATGGCGATTACCAACCATGTGCGTCTGATCACTTGTGAAGTCCAAGGCGCAGACGTCGCAATTTCCGTTGAAGGACCATCGCCTTCGCTCGTGGCTGCTCTGTTCATTCGATTTGGCTTACCCATTGGGCGTGTCGTTGCTACGGCTGTTGCGGGGCCGTCAGGCGATTAA